A part of Paraliobacillus zengyii genomic DNA contains:
- a CDS encoding alpha-glycosidase: MLLEAIKHRSVNPYVYGKNENEISIMLETSRDDMKSVELLFGDPYDFVKDKWQYNTKQLIKTGESKLKDYWKLTIPPKYRRLRYGFRCIDQDNQEVIVTEKDYHYEIPDDIQSYFCFPYLHKTDIFQAPEWVKDTVWYQIFPERFANGDSATNPDKVLPWGSTIPKQDNFFGGDFQGIINHLDYLQKLGITGLYLCPIFKAHSNHKYDTIDYMEIDPQFGDKETFRELVKQCHKRGIRVMLDAVFNHSGYYFKPFQDVLEKGEKSQYKDWFHIWNFPVQTEPLPNYDAFGFVANMPKLNTENPEVKNYLLKVARYWIEEFDIDGWRLDVANEIDHDFWRDFRRAVKSVKSDTYILGEVWHDSMPWLQGDQFDAVMNYPFTTSVIDFFAKDEISTSQFANQITDLLHMYPDTVNETAFNLLDSHDTARILTLANEEKERIRLLYVFHFSFIGTPCIYYGDEIGMSGGEEPSSRACMEWDESKQDQELFQFIQQLIKMRNEITAFGNQSTFRFLQIDDQEKVIVYEKQKNHQKVLFVLNNDKKAKTIAVETLNGKDVKECFSGKQTTFDAKATVKLAPFGFACFQLR; this comes from the coding sequence TTGTTGCTAGAAGCGATTAAACATAGAAGCGTTAATCCATATGTTTACGGTAAAAATGAAAATGAAATTAGTATTATGCTAGAAACAAGTAGAGATGATATGAAGTCTGTGGAATTGCTATTTGGTGACCCTTATGACTTTGTAAAAGATAAATGGCAATATAACACAAAGCAGTTGATTAAAACTGGAGAATCAAAATTAAAGGACTATTGGAAACTAACAATTCCACCAAAATACCGTAGACTTCGGTATGGCTTTCGTTGCATAGATCAAGATAACCAAGAAGTAATTGTTACGGAAAAAGACTATCACTATGAAATACCAGATGATATACAAAGCTATTTCTGCTTTCCCTACCTACACAAAACAGATATATTTCAAGCTCCAGAGTGGGTGAAGGACACTGTTTGGTATCAAATTTTTCCTGAGCGATTTGCGAATGGAGATTCAGCCACGAATCCTGATAAAGTCTTACCATGGGGTTCAACAATTCCAAAACAAGATAATTTCTTTGGTGGAGATTTTCAAGGGATTATTAATCACCTAGATTATCTGCAAAAACTCGGAATTACAGGGCTATATCTATGTCCAATATTTAAAGCACATTCCAATCATAAATATGACACGATTGATTACATGGAGATTGACCCACAATTTGGTGATAAAGAGACTTTTCGAGAGCTCGTAAAACAATGTCACAAACGAGGCATTCGTGTAATGCTTGATGCGGTATTCAATCATAGTGGCTATTATTTTAAACCCTTTCAAGATGTTCTAGAAAAAGGTGAAAAATCACAATATAAAGATTGGTTTCATATTTGGAACTTTCCAGTACAAACAGAACCATTACCTAACTATGATGCATTTGGTTTTGTAGCAAACATGCCAAAGCTAAATACGGAAAATCCTGAAGTAAAGAACTATTTACTGAAGGTTGCACGGTATTGGATTGAAGAATTTGATATTGATGGCTGGCGTTTAGATGTGGCGAATGAAATTGATCATGACTTCTGGCGAGATTTTCGGAGAGCGGTTAAATCTGTAAAATCAGATACCTATATACTGGGTGAAGTTTGGCATGACTCAATGCCTTGGCTACAGGGTGATCAATTTGATGCAGTAATGAACTACCCATTTACAACGAGTGTGATTGATTTTTTTGCTAAAGACGAGATAAGCACTTCGCAATTCGCCAATCAAATTACTGATTTACTGCACATGTACCCAGATACTGTAAATGAAACCGCCTTTAACTTGTTAGACAGTCATGACACAGCACGCATTCTAACGTTGGCAAATGAAGAAAAAGAACGCATTCGTTTATTATATGTTTTTCACTTCTCTTTTATCGGTACACCGTGTATCTATTACGGCGATGAGATCGGAATGAGTGGTGGTGAAGAGCCAAGTAGCAGGGCTTGCATGGAATGGGACGAATCCAAACAAGACCAAGAACTATTTCAGTTTATCCAGCAGTTAATAAAAATGCGCAATGAGATAACAGCTTTTGGTAACCAAAGCACCTTTCGATTTTTACAAATAGATGATCAAGAGAAAGTAATTGTTTATGAAAAGCAAAAAAATCATCAAAAAGTTCTTTTTGTTTTAAACAATGATAAAAAAGCTAAAACGATAGCTGTAGAAACATTAAATGGGAAAGACGTTAAAGAATGCTTTTCTGGAAAACAAACGACTTTTGATGCAAAAGCAACAGTTAAGCTTGCACCGTTTGGTTTTGCTTGTTTTCAATTACGTTAA
- a CDS encoding alpha-amylase family glycosyl hydrolase, with the protein MFNKFCPIVKSVAFICVVLGIFLNLSDGVYASSELNRVNYAKDTIYQIVTDRFYDGDSSNNPDGDLYSETDLHKYMGGDWKGITDKIDDNYFTDLGITAIWISQPVENVYDIHPEGYTSYHGYWARDYKKNNPFYGSFNDFDALISTAHSHGIKIIMDFTPNHSSPALATDSDYVENGAIYDNGTLLGNYSNDLDLFHHNGGTDFSSYEDGIYRNLYDLADYNLQNQTIDQYLKQSIELWLDKGIDGIRVDAVKHMSQGWQESLMNHIYSYQPIFTFGEWFLGENEVDTKNHYFANESGMSLLDFQFGQQIREVLKSKEDNWVDFHAMIEDTSNSYKEVNDQVTFIDNHDMSRFYDEADAKTNTDIALAVLLTSRGVPTIYYGTEQYLTGETDPDNRKQMPGFDRTTTSYKLISKLAHLRQLNPALGYGTTTERWTNEDVYVFERKFGNNVVITAVNSSDQSYTINNLQTSLSEGTHPDVLEGLLKGDSLHVDQKGQAATFELQANEVAVWEVTEPANTPTVGHVGPMVGQAGNEITISGEAFGEEKGTVLFGSHQATIVSWDNSEIVVNVPDIQGDFYTIEIVTNDNKESNAYADFEVLTGKLIPVRFIVEEATTDYGNAIYLVGNTQELGNWDVEKAIGPFFNQIMKEYPTWYYDISVPSNYTLEYKFIKKDSSGNIVWEGGTNRSYVTPTEGTDSITSTWIN; encoded by the coding sequence ATGTTTAATAAATTTTGTCCGATAGTGAAATCGGTTGCGTTTATCTGTGTCGTATTGGGGATCTTTTTAAATTTATCTGATGGTGTATATGCTTCTAGTGAGCTAAATAGAGTGAATTACGCAAAAGATACAATTTATCAAATTGTTACAGATCGATTTTATGACGGTGATTCTTCTAATAACCCTGATGGTGATTTGTATAGTGAAACAGACTTGCATAAATATATGGGAGGAGATTGGAAAGGAATAACAGACAAAATAGATGACAATTACTTTACTGATCTAGGCATTACTGCAATTTGGATTTCTCAACCCGTTGAAAATGTATATGATATTCATCCTGAAGGGTATACCTCCTATCATGGCTATTGGGCTAGGGATTATAAAAAAAACAATCCGTTCTATGGAAGTTTTAATGACTTTGATGCATTAATTTCCACGGCACATAGTCATGGTATTAAAATAATCATGGATTTCACACCAAATCACTCTTCACCAGCTTTAGCGACGGATAGTGATTATGTTGAAAACGGGGCCATTTATGACAACGGAACATTACTTGGTAATTACTCTAATGATTTAGATTTATTTCATCATAATGGTGGTACAGATTTCTCATCTTATGAAGATGGTATATATAGAAATCTATATGATTTAGCGGATTATAATTTACAAAATCAAACAATAGACCAATACCTTAAACAATCAATAGAATTGTGGTTAGACAAAGGTATTGACGGAATAAGAGTTGATGCGGTAAAACATATGTCGCAGGGCTGGCAAGAATCTCTTATGAATCATATTTATTCTTATCAGCCTATTTTCACTTTTGGTGAGTGGTTTTTAGGTGAAAATGAGGTGGATACTAAAAATCATTATTTTGCAAATGAAAGTGGTATGAGTTTATTAGATTTTCAATTTGGACAGCAAATTAGAGAAGTACTTAAATCTAAAGAAGACAATTGGGTCGACTTTCATGCGATGATTGAAGATACATCCAATAGCTACAAAGAAGTAAATGATCAAGTAACATTCATTGATAATCATGATATGAGTAGATTTTATGATGAAGCTGATGCAAAGACAAACACAGATATTGCTTTAGCTGTCTTGCTTACTTCTAGAGGTGTTCCAACAATTTATTATGGCACAGAACAATATTTGACAGGTGAAACTGATCCAGACAATAGAAAGCAAATGCCTGGTTTTGATCGAACAACAACATCTTATAAACTTATTAGCAAGTTGGCACATTTACGGCAATTGAATCCAGCTTTAGGTTATGGAACAACAACAGAACGTTGGACTAACGAAGATGTGTATGTATTTGAAAGGAAGTTTGGAAACAATGTTGTTATTACAGCTGTAAATAGTAGTGATCAAAGTTACACAATCAATAATCTTCAGACTTCGTTATCGGAAGGAACACATCCAGATGTATTAGAAGGTTTATTGAAGGGTGATTCGCTTCATGTAGACCAAAAAGGGCAAGCCGCCACTTTTGAGTTACAAGCAAATGAAGTAGCTGTATGGGAAGTAACTGAACCAGCAAATACGCCTACCGTTGGTCATGTTGGCCCAATGGTTGGACAGGCTGGAAATGAAATCACTATAAGTGGTGAAGCATTCGGTGAAGAAAAAGGTACTGTTCTGTTTGGTAGTCATCAAGCTACAATTGTATCTTGGGATAATTCAGAAATAGTAGTAAACGTACCTGATATACAAGGTGATTTCTATACTATTGAAATAGTAACAAATGATAATAAAGAAAGTAACGCTTACGCAGACTTTGAGGTCTTAACAGGTAAATTAATACCAGTTCGGTTTATAGTGGAAGAAGCAACAACTGATTATGGTAATGCTATTTATCTTGTTGGAAATACCCAAGAACTTGGAAACTGGGATGTTGAAAAAGCTATTGGACCATTCTTCAATCAAATAATGAAAGAATATCCAACTTGGTACTATGACATAAGTGTTCCCTCGAATTATACACTTGAATATAAATTTATCAAGAAAGATTCTAGTGGAAATATAGTTTGGGAAGGCGGTACTAACCGTTCATATGTCACTCCGACTGAAGGGACAGATTCCATAACTTCAACATGGATAAATTAA
- a CDS encoding sugar ABC transporter substrate-binding protein, whose protein sequence is MRNKNIFILLITLLIAVITLGACSPEREDTTNGDANSGNTNDEEANKPEELTVWANDEEEQLEAIEKIASDYEKEEGIKINVVAKSMLEQLDELALAGPEGRGPDLFFQPHDRTGDIVAQGLSQPLEITEETLKNYSTASIESVQYEFNGTNEIYGIPSVMETYGIFYNKDIIDEPQTIDDLLVALEEHSDPSLDQFGFLMMPNDLYFAYPFFKTNGAYLFGGETGEYDTTDIGLHNEGAIKGGELFQSFFENGRIPVSTTNDVIDGLFTEGKVGAVINGPWSITSYKEALGESLAFAPFPEINGQPAQTLVGTKAWMVSYYSENVKWSTDLALFMTNQENQAYYFEIAGELPTNTNALESIEDPIFASFSDQIANGVPMPSTPQMSQVWEPMNNALQFIAEGEDVSSVLDEAVEQIQSNIEASGAE, encoded by the coding sequence ATGAGAAATAAAAATATTTTTATTCTTTTGATCACTTTATTAATTGCAGTGATTACATTAGGGGCATGTTCTCCTGAAAGAGAAGACACGACTAACGGGGATGCTAATTCAGGAAATACAAATGACGAAGAAGCGAATAAACCTGAAGAATTAACCGTCTGGGCCAATGATGAAGAAGAACAATTAGAAGCAATAGAAAAAATCGCCTCAGATTATGAGAAAGAGGAAGGTATTAAAATTAATGTCGTTGCGAAATCAATGTTAGAGCAGTTGGATGAATTAGCTTTAGCTGGACCTGAAGGACGCGGACCTGATTTGTTTTTTCAACCTCATGATAGAACCGGGGACATTGTAGCTCAAGGACTATCTCAACCGTTAGAGATAACGGAGGAAACTTTAAAAAATTATAGTACTGCTTCTATTGAATCGGTTCAATATGAATTTAATGGTACAAACGAGATATATGGTATTCCATCAGTAATGGAAACGTATGGAATTTTCTATAACAAAGATATTATTGATGAACCACAAACCATTGACGACTTATTAGTTGCATTAGAAGAACATTCAGACCCGTCACTAGACCAATTTGGGTTTCTTATGATGCCGAATGACTTATACTTTGCTTATCCTTTCTTCAAAACAAATGGTGCATATCTCTTTGGTGGAGAAACTGGGGAATATGATACGACAGATATTGGGCTTCATAATGAAGGAGCAATTAAAGGCGGAGAGTTATTCCAATCATTTTTCGAGAATGGAAGGATACCGGTATCTACTACAAACGACGTTATTGATGGATTGTTCACTGAAGGTAAAGTTGGTGCTGTGATTAATGGTCCATGGAGTATTACTAGTTATAAAGAGGCATTAGGTGAGAGTCTTGCTTTTGCACCATTCCCTGAAATTAATGGTCAACCTGCCCAAACATTAGTAGGAACGAAAGCCTGGATGGTATCTTACTATTCTGAGAATGTTAAATGGTCTACTGATCTTGCTTTGTTTATGACTAACCAAGAAAATCAAGCATACTATTTTGAAATCGCTGGAGAATTACCAACGAATACAAATGCACTTGAATCAATTGAAGATCCGATTTTTGCATCATTTAGTGATCAAATTGCTAACGGTGTACCAATGCCAAGCACGCCGCAAATGTCTCAAGTATGGGAGCCCATGAATAATGCATTACAATTCATAGCCGAAGGAGAGGATGTTTCGTCTGTTCTAGATGAAGCCGTAGAACAAATCCAAAGTAACATTGAAGCTAGTGGTGCAGAGTAA
- a CDS encoding sugar ABC transporter permease, which yields MDNASINKRTNKHNPSIATVLSIVFAGLGQLYNRRFIKGIIFILLELVLLSTLINAINFGLWGLRTLGTIPGEDHSIRLLVFGVLSFIGTIILIILYIFNVIDARKQAIQIKNGWVPKGFKASIIGFYDNTFPYLMTLPGLLLMIIVVIFPLLFSVLLAFTNYNLYNSPPRSLVDWVGFENFKELVTVPIWQDTFISVLAWTVVWTIIATTLQIALGMILALIVNDSRIKFKKMIRTILILPWAVPAFVTILIFSAMFNDDFGAINRDIIIPLFGGDGIPWLTEPLYARTAIILIQTWLGFPFIFALFTGVLQSISKDWYEAADVDGGSRFQKFRFITLPHVLFATAPLLIMQYAQNFNNFNIIYLFNEGGPPVRGQNAGGTDILISWVYKLTFDTNNYAMAAVISLIMGLIISGFAFYQFRQTKSFKEEGEM from the coding sequence ATGGATAATGCATCGATAAATAAAAGGACCAATAAACATAATCCGAGCATAGCTACTGTACTGTCTATCGTATTTGCAGGTTTAGGTCAGCTTTACAATCGTAGATTTATTAAAGGGATCATTTTTATTTTATTAGAATTGGTCTTGCTAAGCACTCTAATAAATGCCATTAATTTTGGACTATGGGGATTAAGAACTCTAGGTACTATTCCCGGAGAAGATCATTCGATAAGATTGCTAGTATTTGGTGTTTTGTCATTTATCGGGACAATTATTTTGATAATACTTTACATTTTTAATGTAATAGATGCGAGAAAACAGGCGATACAAATTAAAAATGGTTGGGTTCCTAAAGGATTTAAAGCTTCAATTATTGGTTTCTATGATAATACTTTTCCGTACTTAATGACACTTCCAGGGTTGTTACTCATGATCATTGTAGTAATCTTCCCATTACTTTTTTCTGTTCTCTTAGCATTCACAAATTACAATCTTTATAACTCACCACCAAGAAGTCTAGTAGATTGGGTCGGTTTTGAAAACTTTAAAGAATTAGTTACAGTTCCAATTTGGCAAGATACTTTTATAAGTGTTTTAGCATGGACAGTTGTATGGACTATCATAGCAACAACACTACAAATTGCCTTAGGGATGATCTTAGCGTTAATAGTAAATGATTCTAGGATAAAATTCAAAAAAATGATTCGCACGATTTTAATTCTACCTTGGGCGGTCCCTGCATTTGTTACTATTTTAATTTTTTCGGCCATGTTTAATGATGATTTTGGTGCAATTAATAGAGATATTATCATTCCGCTTTTCGGTGGAGATGGTATCCCTTGGTTAACTGAACCTCTCTATGCAAGAACGGCAATCATTTTAATTCAAACATGGTTAGGGTTTCCGTTTATTTTTGCTTTATTTACTGGCGTGTTACAAAGTATTTCGAAAGATTGGTATGAAGCAGCTGATGTAGATGGTGGTTCGCGGTTTCAGAAATTCCGATTCATAACCTTGCCACATGTTTTGTTTGCTACTGCTCCATTACTAATTATGCAATATGCTCAAAATTTTAATAACTTTAACATTATTTACTTGTTCAATGAAGGTGGACCTCCAGTAAGAGGTCAAAATGCTGGTGGAACAGATATATTAATTTCTTGGGTTTATAAGTTAACTTTTGATACGAATAACTACGCAATGGCTGCGGTTATCTCACTAATTATGGGATTAATTATTTCAGGCTTTGCTTTTTATCAATTTAGACAAACAAAATCGTTTAAAGAAGAAGGTGAAATGTAG
- a CDS encoding sugar ABC transporter permease, translating to MNQKKKSLVEVLIMYLVIIITSVIIFYPLIWTVGMSFNQGSSLYSSSIIPEKFSLEHYKWLFSINSDYLMWYKNSLIVSVSVAAGSVIITSLVAYAFSRFQFAGKKNALYIFLLLQMFPVMMAMVALYIFLNIIGMLDTLTGLIFVYLGGQIPFNAWLVKGYFDTIPRELDEAARIDGAGHFRVFWSIILPLAKPILAVVALFNFMMPLFDFLLPSIVLSSQENYTLAVGLFNFINDQFANNFTRFAAGSILIAVPVATVYLFLQRYLISGLTAGGTKG from the coding sequence GTGAATCAAAAAAAGAAATCACTAGTAGAAGTATTAATTATGTATCTCGTTATAATCATTACTTCTGTCATTATTTTTTATCCCTTAATCTGGACTGTTGGTATGTCATTTAATCAAGGAAGTAGCTTATATTCGTCGTCTATTATCCCAGAAAAATTCTCTTTAGAGCATTATAAATGGTTATTTAGTATAAACAGTGATTATTTAATGTGGTATAAAAACTCTTTAATCGTCTCAGTATCAGTGGCTGCTGGTAGTGTGATCATTACATCATTAGTTGCATATGCTTTTTCTCGATTTCAATTCGCAGGTAAAAAGAATGCATTATATATCTTTTTATTGCTTCAAATGTTTCCTGTTATGATGGCTATGGTTGCACTGTATATATTCCTAAATATAATAGGAATGCTAGATACGTTGACTGGATTAATATTTGTTTATCTTGGTGGACAAATTCCCTTTAACGCTTGGTTAGTAAAAGGTTACTTTGATACTATTCCACGTGAACTTGATGAAGCTGCACGCATTGATGGTGCAGGACATTTCAGAGTTTTTTGGAGTATCATATTGCCACTAGCTAAACCAATATTAGCTGTTGTAGCATTGTTTAATTTTATGATGCCACTTTTCGACTTTTTATTGCCATCTATTGTTCTATCAAGCCAGGAAAATTATACACTGGCAGTCGGGTTATTCAATTTTATAAATGATCAATTTGCGAATAACTTTACAAGATTTGCAGCGGGTTCAATCTTAATAGCAGTTCCAGTAGCGACTGTATACTTATTTTTACAAAGATATTTAATATCAGGATTAACTGCGGGGGGAACAAAAGGTTAG
- a CDS encoding DUF3231 family protein translates to MEINTSAYQETEVMKQVNEHQKNQKLVASELGDLFASYLGDSLFACVFEHHLQVVKDNEIKEYLEFALYTSRKHLDSMKDIFKKENIPVPVGFGEQDMRKDAPRLFSDIFMIFYLVEMSRAALMTYASTLSTSHRQDIIDYFKMCLNDTVIIFEKGKHLLLLKGVSISAPEIPYPKKVDFVEKESFISLIAGKTRPLTGLEIKHLQVNINTNILGKAMMLGFSQVASSDKLRRYFKQGADVADTQIKQLGRFLISGDLPAPSSMDAHVTDSTTPPYSDKLMMYHATLANGIGIINYGEAVSKIMRHDLHVQFALLTTDIAKYANEGMNLTIGNGWLEEPPTAADRNKLSKNSTGSK, encoded by the coding sequence GTGGAAATAAACACATCAGCTTATCAAGAAACAGAAGTAATGAAGCAGGTAAATGAACATCAAAAAAATCAAAAGTTAGTAGCATCAGAATTGGGCGATTTATTCGCTTCTTATCTAGGGGATTCTTTGTTTGCTTGTGTCTTTGAACATCATCTTCAGGTTGTAAAAGATAATGAAATTAAAGAGTATCTTGAATTTGCATTATATACATCAAGAAAACACCTAGACTCAATGAAAGATATTTTCAAAAAAGAAAATATTCCTGTTCCCGTTGGGTTTGGAGAACAAGATATGAGAAAAGATGCACCTCGTCTTTTCAGTGATATTTTTATGATTTTTTATCTTGTAGAAATGTCGAGAGCAGCTTTAATGACTTATGCTAGCACGCTTTCAACTTCACATAGGCAAGATATTATTGATTATTTTAAAATGTGTTTAAATGATACGGTTATTATATTTGAAAAGGGAAAACATTTATTGCTTTTAAAAGGGGTTAGTATTTCTGCTCCTGAAATCCCTTATCCTAAAAAAGTGGATTTTGTTGAAAAAGAATCGTTTATTTCATTGATAGCTGGGAAAACTCGTCCATTAACTGGATTAGAAATTAAACACTTACAAGTGAATATTAATACAAATATATTAGGTAAAGCAATGATGCTAGGGTTTAGCCAGGTTGCATCATCTGATAAATTACGAAGGTATTTTAAACAAGGTGCTGACGTGGCAGATACACAAATTAAGCAATTAGGAAGGTTTCTAATTAGTGGTGATTTGCCTGCTCCATCTTCTATGGATGCTCATGTAACTGATTCTACAACCCCGCCTTATTCAGACAAGTTAATGATGTATCATGCTACACTTGCAAACGGCATTGGTATCATCAACTATGGAGAAGCCGTTTCTAAAATTATGCGCCATGATTTACATGTTCAATTTGCTCTTCTCACAACAGATATAGCGAAATATGCAAACGAAGGAATGAATCTCACGATTGGAAATGGATGGTTAGAAGAACCTCCAACAGCTGCTGATCGAAACAAGCTTTCAAAGAATTCAACTGGAAGTAAGTGA
- a CDS encoding BCCT family transporter, translating to MDKQQKKEIASQQALAKKLKKAEIEARKKAIKNRKPFKGLQIRPTVSLFDEEGKEEAGENNWKRFGIDIHPHVTIYSSIILILFISLTLLFPSTAAELFDNILNSVTKNTGWFMILAANIFIVAALYFAFGRYGKIVLGGKGAKPEFSKFSWYAMLLSAGMGIGLLFWSVAEPIKHFGTPSPMFGGIEPNSAAAAQAAMANTFFHWGIHPWAIYAIVGLGLAFFSYNRGLPLTIRSLFYPLIGNKIYGLWGNMIDILSVLATLMGLATSLGLGVSQVNAGLNHLFNIDISITNQVILILIITGLATVSVLMGLDGGVKKLSEINMILAGIFLVFVLIAGPTVYILSGFTQNIGYYMSNLLEMSLWTETFRATNWQGGWTVFYWAWWISWSPFVGMFIARISKGRTVREFIVGVIFIPTSISFLWMSVFGGTAIFQEMNGIGAISTFVQQDEALALFALLDNLPLASILSVIGIILVTVFFVTSSDSGSLVVDNLTSGGKLNSPVPQRVFWAVMEGVIAATLLVGGGLTALQTASIITGLPFTIILILMIYSLNMGLKQEYEIETSVDVALQQVTDDHTINEVITSTVHNDALRDIVTEEKKEDTITTDEEKKE from the coding sequence ATGGATAAACAACAAAAGAAAGAAATTGCATCCCAACAAGCGTTGGCAAAAAAGTTAAAAAAGGCTGAAATTGAGGCCAGAAAAAAAGCAATTAAGAACAGAAAACCGTTTAAAGGGTTACAGATTAGACCGACAGTATCGCTCTTTGATGAAGAAGGCAAAGAGGAAGCCGGTGAGAATAACTGGAAAAGATTCGGAATTGATATTCATCCACATGTGACGATTTATTCATCGATTATTTTGATTCTCTTCATTTCTTTAACCTTACTATTCCCCAGTACTGCAGCGGAATTATTCGATAATATTTTAAATAGCGTTACTAAAAATACTGGTTGGTTCATGATCTTAGCTGCTAATATATTTATTGTTGCCGCGCTATATTTTGCTTTCGGGCGATATGGAAAAATCGTCTTAGGTGGAAAGGGCGCAAAACCGGAATTCTCAAAATTCTCTTGGTATGCCATGCTCCTTAGTGCTGGTATGGGAATTGGACTATTATTTTGGAGTGTCGCAGAACCGATCAAGCATTTCGGGACACCTTCTCCCATGTTTGGTGGTATTGAGCCGAATTCAGCTGCTGCTGCACAGGCAGCTATGGCGAATACCTTCTTCCATTGGGGAATACATCCTTGGGCAATTTATGCCATCGTTGGTTTAGGACTAGCGTTCTTTTCCTATAATAGAGGGCTCCCCTTGACGATCCGGTCATTATTTTATCCACTGATCGGAAACAAGATTTACGGGTTATGGGGGAATATGATTGATATCCTTTCCGTTTTAGCGACCCTTATGGGACTTGCTACCTCACTAGGACTTGGTGTTTCTCAAGTGAATGCTGGATTAAATCATCTGTTTAATATTGATATTAGCATCACTAATCAAGTTATCCTGATTCTCATTATCACTGGTTTAGCAACAGTATCCGTTTTAATGGGTCTTGATGGTGGTGTTAAAAAACTTAGTGAAATTAACATGATTTTAGCAGGAATCTTCCTGGTATTTGTTCTCATTGCTGGACCTACTGTCTATATTTTAAGTGGATTCACGCAAAATATTGGTTACTATATGTCAAACCTGCTTGAAATGAGCTTATGGACGGAGACCTTTAGAGCTACTAATTGGCAAGGTGGTTGGACTGTTTTCTATTGGGCTTGGTGGATTTCATGGTCACCATTTGTCGGTATGTTTATCGCAAGGATTTCCAAAGGGAGAACGGTAAGGGAGTTTATTGTCGGTGTTATCTTTATCCCTACTTCTATTTCGTTTCTTTGGATGTCAGTATTTGGTGGAACAGCTATTTTCCAAGAAATGAATGGTATTGGTGCAATATCAACATTTGTTCAACAAGATGAGGCTTTAGCACTCTTTGCCCTGTTAGATAATTTACCATTAGCAAGTATTCTTTCCGTGATTGGAATTATCCTTGTTACGGTGTTTTTCGTTACTTCTTCCGATTCAGGTTCTCTAGTTGTTGATAACCTTACTTCAGGTGGGAAACTAAATTCACCAGTGCCACAGCGTGTATTCTGGGCTGTTATGGAAGGTGTTATAGCTGCCACACTACTTGTTGGTGGTGGACTCACAGCGTTACAAACTGCTTCGATCATTACAGGGCTACCGTTTACCATTATTCTTATCTTAATGATATACTCGCTCAACATGGGGCTCAAACAGGAGTATGAAATAGAAACATCGGTTGACGTGGCATTGCAACAAGTCACCGATGACCATACCATCAATGAAGTAATTACTTCAACAGTCCATAATGATGCACTGCGTGATATTGTAACAGAAGAAAAAAAGGAAGACACGATAACAACGGACGAAGAGAAGAAAGAATAG
- a CDS encoding GNAT family N-acetyltransferase, whose amino-acid sequence MNIDFLSNHPNKIKEVSEMIFKEFVMKTGSSMKFEEVVKHFSTTKNNAFPITLVALENGECLGTVSIFENDLKIRDMYKPWLASLYTKPEYRGRSVGQKLVAKTIDVVKELGFNELYLRTEDAADYYRNRGWTYIETVSDDKYDRIDVFKVNLNQSTTL is encoded by the coding sequence GTGAATATTGATTTTTTATCAAACCATCCCAATAAAATAAAAGAAGTTTCTGAGATGATTTTCAAGGAATTTGTAATGAAGACAGGTAGTAGTATGAAATTTGAAGAAGTTGTTAAACACTTTTCAACAACAAAGAACAATGCATTTCCGATAACCTTGGTTGCTTTAGAGAACGGAGAATGTTTAGGAACTGTATCAATCTTTGAAAACGATTTAAAGATAAGAGACATGTATAAACCTTGGCTTGCATCTCTATATACAAAACCTGAGTATCGTGGGAGAAGTGTAGGACAAAAATTAGTAGCCAAAACCATAGATGTAGTCAAAGAATTAGGATTTAATGAACTTTATTTAAGAACAGAAGATGCAGCAGACTATTATAGGAATCGAGGATGGACCTATATTGAAACTGTTTCTGATGATAAGTACGATAGAATTGATGTATTTAAAGTAAATTTAAATCAATCAACTACTTTATGA